The following are from one region of the Melaminivora suipulveris genome:
- a CDS encoding Glu/Leu/Phe/Val family dehydrogenase: protein MPSSSATPAHPLPSYLDPQHLGPWGVYLQQIDRVTPYLGSLARWVETLKRPKRALIVDVPIEMDNGTIAHFEGYRVQHNTSRGPGKGGVRFHQDVTLSEVMALSAWMSIKNAAVNVPYGGAKGGIRVDPKKLSRGELERLTRRYTSEIGIIIGPTKDIPAPDVNTNGQVMAWMMDTYSMNVGETSTGVVTGKPIDLGGSLGRMEATGRGVFTVGVEAAKHTGMRIEGARVAVQGFGNVGGTAGRLFAEAGARVVAVQDHTGSVFNDGGLDVPALLAHVQETGGVAGFSGADKLADDEFWGVACDILIPAALEGQITEANAGRIRAKMVIEGANGPTTPEADDILQSNGVLVLPDVIANAGGVTVSYFEWVQDFTSFFWTEDEINDRLVRIMQNAFAGVWQVAQEHQVSLRTATFIVACKRILHAREMRGLYP, encoded by the coding sequence ATGCCGTCCAGTTCCGCCACTCCGGCGCACCCGCTGCCCTCCTACCTCGATCCCCAGCACCTGGGCCCCTGGGGCGTGTACCTGCAGCAGATCGACCGCGTCACGCCCTACCTGGGCAGCCTGGCGCGTTGGGTCGAGACCTTGAAGCGCCCCAAGCGCGCGCTGATCGTGGACGTGCCCATCGAGATGGACAACGGCACGATCGCCCACTTCGAGGGCTACCGCGTGCAGCACAACACCTCGCGCGGGCCGGGCAAGGGGGGCGTGCGCTTCCACCAGGATGTGACGCTGTCCGAGGTCATGGCGCTGTCGGCCTGGATGAGCATCAAGAACGCGGCCGTCAACGTGCCCTACGGCGGCGCCAAGGGTGGCATCCGCGTCGACCCCAAGAAGCTCTCGCGCGGCGAGCTGGAGCGCCTGACACGCCGCTACACCAGCGAGATCGGCATCATCATCGGTCCGACCAAGGACATCCCCGCGCCCGACGTGAACACCAACGGCCAGGTCATGGCCTGGATGATGGACACCTATTCGATGAACGTCGGCGAGACTTCCACCGGCGTGGTCACCGGCAAGCCTATCGACTTGGGCGGCTCGCTCGGCCGCATGGAGGCTACCGGGCGCGGTGTGTTCACCGTGGGTGTGGAAGCCGCCAAACACACCGGCATGCGGATCGAAGGCGCGCGCGTGGCCGTGCAGGGTTTTGGCAACGTGGGCGGCACGGCCGGGCGGCTGTTTGCCGAGGCGGGCGCCCGCGTGGTCGCGGTGCAGGACCATACCGGCAGCGTGTTCAATGACGGCGGCCTGGACGTGCCGGCGCTGCTGGCGCATGTGCAGGAGACAGGTGGCGTGGCCGGCTTTTCCGGTGCCGACAAGCTGGCGGACGATGAGTTCTGGGGCGTGGCCTGCGACATCCTGATCCCGGCCGCGCTGGAGGGCCAGATCACCGAGGCCAATGCCGGCCGCATTCGCGCGAAGATGGTCATCGAGGGCGCCAACGGCCCGACCACGCCCGAGGCCGACGACATCCTGCAGAGCAACGGCGTGCTGGTATTGCCCGACGTGATCGCCAACGCCGGCGGCGTGACGGTGAGCTACTTCGAGTGGGTGCAGGATTTCACCAGCTTCTTCTGGACCGAAGACGAGATCAACGACCGGCTGGTGCGCATCATGCAAAACGCTTTTGCCGGCGTGTGGCAGGTGGCGCAGGAGCATCAGGTGAGCCTGCGCACCGCCACCTTTATCGTCGCCTGCAAGCGCATCCTGCATGCGCGCGAGATGCGCGGCCTCTACCCCTGA
- the cas1 gene encoding CRISPR-associated endonuclease Cas1, producing MSTLFVDRRDIHLEHDAGALVVRDRGERLATVPLAPISRVVLRGSVTLAASVLGHLGERGIGVVVLSGRKGDATLFFGRPHNDARLRVEQCRRSLDDKFCLAYARSLVHDKLEQQCQWFNALRPRYPQARYPLTQAIEQLRQQQVRLPQARNLDSLRGQEGAAASGYFAGLRAVVPASLQFNERNRRPPRDPFNALLSLTYTLAHAETALALHGAGLDPCVGFYHQLQHSRESLACDLMEPLRPLADRLCLELVATQTLTADHFGHSAAGCLLGKAGRTRYYMAYEQHAPALRQAIREGVRSLARQVAPELPEPGTYEPPWLPTPHDSVAPDTAT from the coding sequence ATGAGCACGCTGTTCGTCGACCGCCGCGACATCCACCTGGAGCATGACGCCGGCGCCCTGGTCGTGCGCGACCGGGGCGAGCGCCTGGCCACCGTGCCGCTGGCGCCCATCAGCCGGGTCGTGCTGCGCGGCAGCGTCACACTCGCCGCCAGCGTGCTGGGCCATCTGGGCGAACGCGGCATTGGCGTGGTGGTGCTGTCCGGGCGCAAGGGCGACGCCACGCTGTTCTTCGGCAGGCCGCACAACGATGCGCGGTTGCGCGTGGAGCAGTGCCGCCGCAGCCTGGACGACAAATTCTGCCTGGCCTACGCCCGCAGCCTGGTGCATGACAAGCTGGAGCAACAGTGCCAATGGTTCAATGCGCTGCGCCCGCGCTATCCCCAGGCCCGCTACCCCCTCACCCAGGCCATCGAGCAACTGCGCCAGCAACAAGTCCGGCTGCCTCAGGCGCGCAACCTGGACAGCCTGCGCGGCCAGGAAGGCGCTGCCGCCAGCGGCTACTTTGCCGGGCTGCGTGCCGTAGTGCCCGCAAGCCTGCAATTCAACGAGCGCAACCGCCGCCCGCCACGCGACCCGTTCAACGCCCTGCTGTCGCTGACCTACACCCTGGCGCATGCGGAAACCGCGCTGGCCCTGCATGGCGCCGGCCTGGACCCATGTGTGGGCTTCTACCACCAGCTCCAGCACTCGCGCGAATCGCTGGCGTGCGACCTGATGGAGCCGCTGCGCCCGCTGGCCGACCGCCTGTGCCTGGAGCTGGTAGCCACCCAGACCCTGACCGCCGACCATTTCGGCCACAGCGCCGCCGGGTGCCTGCTGGGCAAGGCCGGGCGCACGCGCTACTACATGGCCTATGAACAGCACGCACCCGCGTTGCGCCAGGCGATCCGCGAAGGCGTGCGCTCCCTGGCCAGGCAGGTGGCGCCCGAGCTACCTGAACCCGGCACCTACGAGCCGCCGTGGCTGCCGACTCCGCACGACAGCGTGGCCCCCGACACAGCCACCTGA
- a CDS encoding TonB-dependent receptor plug domain-containing protein, whose protein sequence is MNVFFPRPLAALIALSCAAMAHAREPGTVLDALVVTGTRTATTVRDNPASVSIVERETIENSGADSVAELLRDVPGVSVVDSAVAGMQRIRIRGEQSNRVVILVDGQELTDHSSFGSPLLVDPANIERIEVVRGPASVLYGAKAIGGVINIITRKGAAAPLQAELGATYDSGTSGWRGWTALSGTQGRLDWRVSASADEHGDRRVAKGPYSASGRLDNSSYANQDVSAHLGLKLDDAGRHYLALKANHHSLRADGWQDPFALVTLKNVDINPTIAGRQARIDIAEAAITQFNANLPKRDLNKLGLYYEGKDLGPVLRKVSADAFVQRVDREFDNLIKIRGRGGRVQIPGPGPGFNIPLNTSDVVMGSSSTDRTDTWGASVQLDFRLHPQHYTLVGAQWLRDDLETTKRNDITVVGANPLPPLPQYQPPFGVRSTAYDRATMQTASAFAQDEWTLAPEWKLTGGLRYYRVSSSLDETTSSAHQAGERSRHGRFVKALGLTWTGLAHSTVRAGYSEGYVMPSLLEQFTDSRAGRGIVLHGNPDLAPERSKNYELGLRYQNQGVVFDGTLFFNRAKDYITFESCAIGGRCNGGDIYVNADRAKSHGLELLTEYLVPGSNFTPYFSGTWMRRQITVDDFSTYQTDVPRLAGRLGLRYEDTVANANLWLDVFVQGATSVDKKERDIEKSGKVSRHLAGWGTLNMAVGSSFGPQDRYRVALHLNNLLDKSYRAGVDELPGLGRNLVLTFSSKF, encoded by the coding sequence ATGAACGTCTTCTTCCCCCGCCCGCTCGCCGCCCTGATCGCCCTGTCCTGCGCCGCCATGGCGCACGCCAGGGAACCCGGCACGGTGCTCGACGCGCTCGTCGTCACCGGCACGCGCACGGCCACCACGGTGCGCGACAACCCCGCGTCGGTCTCCATCGTCGAGCGCGAGACCATCGAAAACAGCGGCGCGGACAGCGTCGCCGAGCTGCTGCGCGATGTGCCGGGCGTGTCCGTCGTCGACTCGGCCGTCGCCGGCATGCAGCGCATCCGCATCCGCGGCGAGCAGTCCAACCGCGTCGTCATCCTGGTCGATGGCCAGGAGCTGACCGACCACAGCTCGTTCGGCTCGCCGCTGCTGGTCGATCCGGCCAACATCGAGCGCATCGAGGTGGTACGCGGTCCGGCCTCGGTGCTCTACGGCGCCAAGGCCATCGGCGGGGTCATCAACATCATCACGCGCAAGGGTGCGGCGGCGCCCCTGCAGGCCGAGCTGGGCGCGACCTACGACAGCGGCACCAGCGGATGGCGCGGCTGGACGGCGCTGTCGGGCACGCAAGGGCGGCTGGACTGGCGCGTCTCGGCCAGCGCCGACGAGCACGGCGACCGCCGCGTGGCCAAGGGCCCGTACAGCGCCAGTGGACGGCTGGACAACTCGTCCTACGCCAACCAGGACGTGAGCGCGCACCTGGGCCTCAAGCTGGACGACGCCGGTCGCCACTACCTGGCCTTGAAGGCCAACCACCACAGCCTGCGGGCCGATGGCTGGCAGGACCCGTTCGCGCTGGTGACGCTCAAGAACGTGGACATCAACCCGACGATCGCCGGGCGCCAGGCGCGCATCGACATCGCCGAGGCCGCGATCACCCAGTTCAACGCCAACCTGCCCAAGCGCGACCTGAACAAGCTCGGCTTGTACTACGAGGGCAAGGACCTGGGGCCGGTGCTGCGCAAGGTGAGCGCCGACGCCTTCGTGCAGCGCGTGGACCGGGAGTTCGACAACCTGATCAAGATCCGCGGCCGGGGCGGGCGGGTGCAGATTCCTGGCCCAGGGCCTGGCTTCAACATCCCCTTGAACACCAGCGATGTCGTGATGGGTTCGTCATCCACCGACCGCACCGATACCTGGGGCGCCAGCGTGCAGCTGGACTTCCGCCTGCACCCCCAGCACTACACGCTGGTCGGCGCGCAATGGCTGCGCGACGATCTTGAGACCACCAAGCGCAACGACATCACCGTGGTCGGCGCCAACCCGCTGCCGCCGCTGCCGCAGTACCAGCCGCCCTTCGGCGTGCGCAGCACCGCCTACGACCGCGCCACCATGCAGACCGCCTCGGCCTTCGCGCAGGACGAGTGGACGCTGGCGCCCGAGTGGAAGCTCACCGGCGGCCTGCGCTACTACCGCGTCAGCTCCTCGCTGGACGAGACCACCAGCAGCGCGCACCAGGCGGGCGAGCGCAGCCGGCACGGGCGCTTCGTCAAGGCGCTGGGGCTGACCTGGACGGGCCTGGCGCACTCCACCGTGCGGGCGGGATATTCCGAGGGTTACGTCATGCCCTCGCTGCTGGAGCAGTTCACCGACTCGCGCGCCGGGCGCGGCATCGTGCTGCACGGCAACCCCGATCTGGCGCCCGAGCGCTCGAAGAACTACGAGCTGGGCCTGCGCTACCAGAACCAGGGCGTGGTGTTCGACGGCACGCTGTTCTTCAACCGCGCCAAGGACTACATCACCTTCGAGTCCTGCGCCATTGGCGGGCGCTGCAATGGCGGCGACATCTACGTCAACGCCGACCGGGCCAAGAGCCACGGCCTGGAGCTGCTGACGGAATACCTGGTGCCGGGCAGCAACTTCACGCCGTATTTTTCCGGCACGTGGATGCGCCGGCAGATCACCGTGGATGATTTTTCGACCTACCAGACCGACGTGCCGCGCCTGGCCGGCCGGCTGGGCCTGCGCTACGAGGACACCGTCGCCAACGCCAACCTGTGGCTCGACGTGTTCGTGCAGGGCGCCACGTCGGTGGACAAAAAGGAGCGCGACATCGAGAAATCCGGCAAGGTTTCACGCCATCTGGCCGGCTGGGGCACGCTCAACATGGCCGTGGGCAGCAGCTTCGGCCCGCAGGACCGCTACCGCGTCGCCCTGCACCTGAACAACCTGCTGGACAAGAGCTACCGGGCCGGCGTCGACGAGCTGCCCGGCCTGGGGCGCAACCTGGTGCTGACGTTCTCGTCGAAGTTCTGA
- the csx2 gene encoding TIGR02221 family CRISPR-associated protein has product MTTLVSFLGKSRADARTGYRTAKYRFAPGDVREVPFFGIGLLKHAQPGRLLLVGTSGSMWDVFFDHQQTDDEGTLALIDAVARNDVTPALLAIHEQRLTERLGIPVQCLLIPYARDEAEQTAILADLARHLHVGERILLDVTHGFRHLPMLALVAARYLALVQGVQVQELYYGAADMTDPATGETPVLRLGGMLRMLDWVQALAVYGDSGNYGVFAPLLTDDGMDAQRANLLAQGAYFERNSNPVQARQALTGALGHLREHTGPLGALFGPQLTEHIDWFRHGNRADWELALADRYLARQDYLRAVTYLYESFLSHAVYRDKGDPNNYDDREAAFKQAPKSANVWLLKNLRNAMAHGVRSDDREVKRLLQDQSELDKRLHQLRKALFPASASPSR; this is encoded by the coding sequence ATGACCACCCTCGTCAGCTTCCTGGGCAAAAGCCGCGCCGACGCGCGCACCGGCTACCGCACTGCCAAATATCGCTTCGCGCCCGGCGACGTGCGCGAGGTTCCCTTCTTCGGCATAGGCCTGCTCAAGCACGCCCAGCCGGGCCGGCTGCTTTTGGTCGGCACCAGCGGCAGCATGTGGGACGTGTTTTTCGACCATCAGCAGACCGACGACGAGGGCACGCTGGCGCTGATCGACGCAGTGGCGCGCAATGACGTCACGCCCGCCCTGCTGGCCATACACGAGCAACGCCTGACCGAGCGCCTGGGCATCCCGGTGCAGTGCCTGCTGATTCCGTACGCACGCGACGAGGCCGAGCAAACCGCCATCCTGGCCGACCTGGCGCGCCACCTGCACGTAGGCGAGCGCATCCTCCTGGACGTCACCCACGGCTTTCGCCACCTTCCCATGCTCGCGTTGGTGGCCGCGCGCTACCTGGCCCTGGTGCAGGGCGTGCAGGTACAGGAGCTGTACTACGGAGCGGCGGACATGACCGACCCCGCCACCGGCGAAACCCCCGTGCTGCGCCTGGGCGGCATGCTGCGCATGCTCGACTGGGTACAGGCCCTGGCGGTGTATGGCGACAGCGGCAACTACGGCGTGTTCGCGCCGCTGCTGACCGACGATGGCATGGACGCGCAACGCGCCAACTTGCTGGCGCAAGGCGCCTACTTCGAGCGCAACAGCAACCCCGTGCAGGCCCGGCAGGCGCTGACCGGGGCGCTGGGCCACCTGCGCGAGCACACCGGGCCGCTGGGCGCCCTGTTCGGGCCGCAGCTCACCGAGCACATCGACTGGTTCCGCCATGGCAACCGCGCCGACTGGGAACTGGCACTGGCAGACCGCTACCTGGCTCGCCAGGACTACCTGCGCGCCGTCACCTACCTGTACGAGAGTTTCCTGTCGCACGCCGTGTACCGCGACAAGGGCGACCCGAACAACTACGACGACCGCGAGGCCGCGTTCAAGCAGGCCCCCAAGAGCGCCAACGTGTGGCTACTCAAGAACCTGCGCAATGCCATGGCGCACGGCGTGCGCAGCGACGACCGTGAAGTCAAGCGGCTGCTGCAGGATCAAAGCGAGCTGGACAAACGCCTGCACCAGCTGCGCAAGGCGCTGTTCCCCGCCTCCGCCAGCCCCAGCCGATGA
- the cas2 gene encoding CRISPR-associated endonuclease Cas2 has protein sequence MRDYIICYDITCPRRLGRIHRYLKRHACAVQYSVFLFTGSPEQLERCLEYLQRLMDPRSDDIRAYPLPERGLRLCLGNATLPDGIHWSGLSAAWQPQPQQ, from the coding sequence ATGCGTGACTACATCATTTGCTACGACATCACCTGCCCGCGCAGGCTGGGGCGCATCCACCGCTATCTCAAGCGCCACGCCTGCGCAGTGCAGTATTCCGTCTTCCTGTTCACTGGCTCCCCCGAGCAGCTTGAACGCTGCCTGGAGTATTTGCAGCGGCTGATGGACCCGCGCAGTGACGACATCCGGGCCTACCCCTTGCCCGAGCGCGGCCTGCGCCTGTGCTTGGGAAACGCCACGCTGCCCGATGGAATCCACTGGAGCGGGCTGTCCGCAGCATGGCAGCCGCAGCCCCAACAGTAA
- the csm6 gene encoding CRISPR-associated ring nuclease Csm6, producing MPRRILLAVTGLSPQVLTETLYALAVAPEPGAAPFVPTEIHLLTTDSGARLARTALLHPDGGQFHALLADYPTLGRPAFGEQHIHVIHDAAGQPLADIRTPEENACAADSITALMAELTRDEHAALHVSIAGGRKTMGFYLGYAFSLFARPQDELSHVLVSSPFENHPEFFYPPATARRLAARDGQHLDTADARITLARIPVVRLRHGQPQALLQRRASFGETVAAIQQSLEPARLVIELRQRRVQCGDTLVPLPPAQLAWLAWWARQSLAGRGPQNWRSADAGEFLALYRRVVTIDAVAYEHASKRLKDGMEKEFFEQNNAKLERALKDRLGLAAAPYLLHTSGRRPHTARALALTPQAITLID from the coding sequence ATGCCGCGCCGCATCCTCCTGGCCGTCACCGGCCTGTCCCCCCAGGTGCTGACCGAAACCCTGTACGCCCTGGCCGTCGCCCCCGAGCCTGGCGCGGCGCCCTTCGTACCCACCGAAATCCACCTGCTGACCACCGACAGCGGCGCACGCCTGGCGCGCACCGCGCTGCTGCACCCCGACGGCGGCCAGTTCCACGCCCTGCTCGCCGACTATCCCACCCTGGGCAGGCCGGCATTTGGCGAGCAGCACATCCACGTCATCCACGACGCCGCCGGCCAACCCCTGGCCGACATCCGCACGCCCGAGGAAAACGCCTGCGCCGCCGACAGCATCACCGCCCTCATGGCCGAGCTGACGCGCGACGAGCACGCCGCGCTGCACGTCTCCATCGCCGGCGGGCGCAAGACCATGGGCTTTTACCTGGGCTACGCGTTCTCGCTGTTCGCCCGGCCGCAGGACGAGCTGTCGCACGTGCTCGTGTCCAGCCCGTTCGAGAACCACCCCGAATTCTTCTACCCGCCCGCCACCGCGCGCCGGCTCGCCGCGCGCGATGGCCAGCACCTGGACACCGCCGACGCCCGCATCACCCTGGCGCGCATCCCCGTGGTGCGCCTGCGCCACGGCCAGCCGCAGGCGCTGCTGCAACGGCGCGCCAGCTTTGGCGAGACGGTGGCCGCCATCCAGCAAAGCCTGGAGCCGGCGAGGCTCGTGATCGAGCTGCGCCAGCGCCGCGTGCAGTGCGGCGACACCCTGGTGCCCCTGCCGCCTGCGCAACTGGCCTGGCTGGCCTGGTGGGCGCGCCAGAGCCTGGCCGGGCGCGGCCCGCAGAACTGGCGCAGCGCCGACGCCGGCGAGTTTTTAGCGCTGTACCGCCGCGTCGTCACCATCGACGCCGTGGCCTACGAGCACGCCAGCAAGCGCCTCAAGGACGGCATGGAGAAAGAGTTCTTCGAGCAAAACAACGCCAAGCTCGAACGCGCCCTGAAAGACCGCCTGGGCCTGGCCGCCGCGCCCTATCTGCTGCACACCAGCGGCCGCCGGCCGCACACTGCGCGCGCGCTCGCGCTGACGCCGCAGGCCATCACCCTGATCGACTAG
- a CDS encoding DNA-3-methyladenine glycosylase: MRAASSPSSERHPTGGLMPAELDFSAPAHVLAPLLIGVTLLVDGVGGRIVETEAYDGTDPASHSFRGRTPRNAAMFGPAARAYVYRSYGVHWCLNLVCGQMGDGAAVLIRALAPTHGLEQMHARRSVQDERLLCAGPGRLTQALAIDGSFDHLPLLEPPFELLAPPGGAPAPALVTGPRIGITRAVDVPWRFGEAGSRYVSRPFPGDAAAGAALRRR, from the coding sequence ATGCGAGCCGCCAGCAGTCCCTCGTCTGAGCGGCACCCCACCGGCGGGCTGATGCCGGCCGAGCTGGATTTCAGCGCGCCGGCGCATGTGCTGGCGCCGCTGCTGATCGGCGTGACGCTGCTGGTCGATGGCGTGGGTGGGCGCATCGTCGAGACCGAGGCATACGACGGCACCGACCCGGCCTCGCACAGCTTTCGCGGCCGCACGCCGCGCAACGCCGCCATGTTCGGCCCGGCGGCGCGGGCTTATGTGTACCGCTCCTATGGCGTGCACTGGTGCCTGAACCTGGTGTGCGGCCAGATGGGCGACGGCGCGGCGGTGTTGATCCGCGCCCTGGCGCCCACGCATGGGCTGGAGCAGATGCATGCGCGCCGCAGCGTGCAGGACGAGCGGCTGCTGTGCGCCGGCCCAGGGCGGCTGACGCAGGCGCTGGCCATCGATGGCAGCTTCGACCATCTGCCGCTGCTGGAGCCGCCTTTCGAGCTGCTGGCGCCGCCCGGCGGCGCGCCGGCGCCGGCGCTGGTGACCGGCCCGCGCATCGGCATCACGCGCGCGGTGGATGTGCCCTGGCGCTTTGGCGAAGCCGGCTCGCGCTACGTGAGCCGGCCGTTCCCCGGCGACGCGGCGGCGGGCGCTGCGCTCAGGCGCCGCTAG
- a CDS encoding PACE efflux transporter — MPASNPVHPSPRTSPATGLQGARRRIVFVGLYEFIAIISASLLFMAIGQEAAASGAMSVVASTLAIIWNVAFNHLFERWEARQAVRGRSVLRRIAHAIGFEGGLALMLIPMMAWWFDVGLWEATLMEAGLLVFFLVYTYAFNWAFDRIFGLPASAQPVRVAASGA; from the coding sequence ATGCCCGCAAGCAATCCCGTCCATCCAAGCCCCCGAACCTCCCCCGCCACCGGCCTGCAAGGCGCGCGGCGGCGCATCGTCTTCGTCGGCCTGTACGAATTCATCGCCATCATCTCCGCCAGCCTGCTGTTCATGGCCATCGGCCAGGAGGCTGCCGCCTCGGGCGCCATGTCGGTCGTCGCCTCGACCCTGGCCATCATCTGGAACGTGGCCTTCAACCACCTGTTCGAACGCTGGGAGGCGCGCCAGGCCGTGCGCGGCCGCTCGGTGCTGCGCCGCATAGCGCACGCCATCGGCTTCGAGGGTGGGCTGGCGCTGATGCTCATCCCGATGATGGCCTGGTGGTTCGATGTCGGCCTGTGGGAGGCCACGCTGATGGAGGCCGGCCTGCTGGTGTTCTTCCTGGTCTACACATACGCCTTCAACTGGGCGTTCGACCGCATCTTCGGCCTGCCCGCGTCGGCGCAGCCGGTGCGCGTGGCCGCTAGCGGCGCCTGA
- a CDS encoding CaiB/BaiF CoA transferase family protein yields the protein MNASPASAPSAQPSAGALSHLRVLDLSRVLAGPWCTQNLADLGADVIKIEKPGQGDDTRHWGPPFFPGADGQPTQEACYFAACNRNKRSVTVDMATAEGQKLIRELARQSDVVVENFKTGGLARYGLDYASLSALNPGLIYCSVTGFGHTGPYAPRAGYDLLIQAMSGLMSITGHADGQPGGGPLRVGVAVIDLFTGLYATSAILAALEARHRTGRGQHIDMALLDVAMAILANQGAGFLNAGNIPGRQGNTHPSVVPYQDFPTKDGYMLLAIGNDGQFARFCDAAGVDWARDERFRLNAGRVVHRGVLIPMMAELTRTRATADWIALLEDKAVPCGPINNVGQAFDDAQVRARGLRIQQQRWPDGKPPAGETINTVASTASPLRLSDTPPTLRHAPPALGQHTDEVLREKLGLTAEQLQALRDQGVV from the coding sequence ATGAACGCTTCTCCCGCCTCCGCTCCTTCCGCCCAGCCGTCCGCCGGCGCCCTGAGCCACCTGCGCGTGCTCGACCTGTCGCGCGTGCTCGCCGGCCCCTGGTGCACGCAAAACCTGGCCGACCTGGGGGCGGACGTCATCAAGATCGAAAAGCCCGGCCAGGGCGACGACACGCGCCACTGGGGCCCGCCGTTCTTCCCCGGCGCCGACGGCCAGCCGACGCAGGAGGCGTGCTACTTCGCCGCCTGCAACCGCAACAAGCGCTCGGTCACCGTGGACATGGCCACTGCCGAAGGCCAGAAGCTGATCCGCGAGCTGGCCCGGCAAAGCGATGTGGTGGTGGAGAACTTCAAGACCGGGGGCCTGGCGCGCTACGGGCTGGATTACGCCTCCCTGAGCGCTTTGAACCCTGGGCTGATCTACTGCTCGGTCACCGGCTTCGGCCACACCGGGCCGTATGCGCCGCGTGCCGGCTACGACCTCTTGATCCAGGCCATGAGCGGCCTGATGAGCATCACCGGCCATGCCGACGGCCAGCCCGGCGGCGGCCCGCTGCGCGTAGGCGTGGCGGTGATCGACCTGTTCACGGGGCTGTATGCCACCAGCGCCATCCTGGCCGCGCTGGAGGCGCGCCACCGCACCGGGCGCGGCCAGCACATCGACATGGCACTGCTGGACGTGGCCATGGCCATCCTGGCCAACCAGGGCGCGGGCTTCCTGAACGCCGGCAACATCCCTGGCCGCCAGGGCAACACGCATCCCAGCGTCGTGCCCTACCAGGACTTCCCGACCAAGGACGGCTACATGCTGCTGGCGATCGGCAACGACGGCCAGTTCGCGCGCTTTTGCGACGCCGCCGGAGTGGACTGGGCGCGCGACGAACGCTTCCGGCTGAACGCCGGGCGCGTCGTCCACAGGGGCGTGCTGATCCCCATGATGGCCGAGCTGACCCGCACGCGCGCCACCGCCGACTGGATCGCGCTGCTGGAAGACAAGGCCGTGCCCTGCGGCCCCATCAACAACGTCGGCCAGGCTTTTGACGACGCCCAGGTGCGCGCGCGCGGCCTGCGCATCCAGCAGCAGCGCTGGCCGGACGGCAAGCCGCCGGCTGGCGAGACCATCAACACCGTGGCCAGCACCGCCAGCCCGCTGCGCCTGTCGGACACCCCGCCCACCCTGCGCCACGCGCCGCCGGCGCTGGGCCAGCACACCGACGAGGTGCTGCGCGAAAAGCTCGGCTTGACGGCCGAGCAGCTGCAGGCGCTGCGGGACCAGGGCGTGGTGTAA
- a CDS encoding CRISPR-associated endonuclease Cas2 — MARALYLVAYDVCQPRRLARVSRYFHSFRVAGQKSVPEIWVTPAELATIQTDLRRLLDAAEDRLQLIALDPRMRPRCMGQAATFNHGNTHFCVT; from the coding sequence ATGGCCCGCGCCCTGTACCTGGTTGCCTACGACGTGTGCCAACCCCGGCGGCTTGCGCGGGTGTCGCGCTACTTCCACAGCTTTCGCGTGGCGGGGCAAAAAAGCGTGCCGGAGATCTGGGTCACCCCGGCCGAGCTGGCCACCATCCAGACCGATCTGCGGCGCCTGCTCGACGCCGCGGAGGACCGCCTGCAACTCATCGCGCTGGACCCCCGCATGCGCCCGCGCTGCATGGGCCAGGCCGCCACGTTCAACCACGGCAACACGCACTTTTGCGTCACCTGA